Proteins co-encoded in one Streptomyces sp. SLBN-31 genomic window:
- a CDS encoding zinc-binding dehydrogenase: MRAVEFQEYGGPEVLRVVEADVPEPRAGQVTIDIAYAGVNFADLKARSEGYRVRSLPFRPGLEVSGRVRAVGAGTEGLRAGQDVVALVDSGAYAEVVLAEAATVFPLPEGLDLRTAATLPTVLPTAHALLHEVGRLRAGENVLVHGAAGGVGTAAGQLARAAGAGAVYGVVSSTDKADHALKHGYDEVFLADTFAEDVHRATGGRGVDLVLDPVGGDTLRQGLDALAVFGRLVSYGNASGAEPWQVGQPELYPYGRSVAGFSILGLAQTTPEALRSLTERAFRKATDGTVSLPVTAEFPLAEAAEAHRLMGGRTSTGKLLLRARGQHALPPGPVRHINAGGTDR, translated from the coding sequence ATGCGTGCAGTGGAGTTCCAGGAGTACGGCGGCCCCGAGGTGCTGAGGGTCGTCGAGGCCGACGTGCCCGAGCCGCGGGCGGGGCAGGTGACCATCGACATCGCGTACGCCGGCGTCAACTTCGCGGACCTGAAGGCACGCTCCGAGGGCTACCGTGTGCGGTCGCTGCCCTTCCGCCCGGGCCTGGAGGTGTCCGGACGGGTCCGGGCCGTGGGTGCGGGCACCGAGGGACTGCGTGCCGGTCAGGACGTCGTCGCCCTCGTCGACAGCGGCGCGTACGCGGAGGTCGTGCTCGCCGAGGCCGCCACCGTCTTCCCGCTTCCCGAGGGCCTGGACCTTCGGACCGCGGCGACGCTGCCCACCGTGCTGCCGACCGCGCACGCCCTGCTGCACGAGGTGGGGCGGCTGCGCGCCGGGGAGAACGTACTGGTGCACGGTGCGGCCGGCGGCGTCGGCACGGCGGCCGGCCAGCTGGCGCGGGCGGCCGGTGCCGGCGCGGTCTACGGCGTGGTCTCCTCAACGGACAAGGCCGACCACGCCCTCAAGCACGGCTACGACGAGGTGTTCCTCGCCGACACCTTCGCCGAGGACGTCCACCGCGCCACCGGCGGCAGGGGGGTCGACCTGGTGCTCGACCCCGTGGGCGGCGACACCCTGCGCCAGGGCCTGGACGCGCTCGCCGTCTTCGGACGCCTGGTGTCGTACGGCAACGCGAGCGGGGCCGAGCCGTGGCAGGTCGGACAGCCCGAGCTGTACCCCTACGGCCGTTCCGTCGCCGGCTTCTCCATCCTGGGCCTCGCGCAGACGACCCCCGAGGCGCTGCGCTCGCTGACCGAGCGCGCCTTCCGCAAGGCGACCGACGGCACCGTGAGCCTCCCGGTCACCGCGGAGTTCCCGTTGGCAGAAGCGGCCGAGGCGCACCGACTGATGGGTGGGCGCACCTCCACGGGCAAGCTGCTGCTGCGAGCACGCGGCCAGCACGCGCTCCCGCCGGGGCCGGTACGGCACATCAACGCCGGTGGTACCGACAGGTAA
- a CDS encoding IclR family transcriptional regulator has product MQSVDRAISVLEILAQRGEAGVSEVAAEIDVHKSTAFRLLGALEARGLVEQAGERGKYRLGFGIVRLAGAVTGRIDITQQGRPVCERLAEEIGETVNIAVLQEHYAINLYQVRGPGAVTAHNWVGQLTPLHATSSGKVLLAHLPAKERATLLAEAGLKKVTPHTITSKAKLEKHLAEAREAGYAWTLEELEIGLHAMAAPVLDRDGKVIAAVTASGPSYRFTEERMRELAPVLIKGAEEISHRMGYLG; this is encoded by the coding sequence GTGCAGTCGGTCGATCGTGCCATCAGCGTCCTGGAGATCCTGGCCCAACGCGGCGAGGCCGGCGTCAGTGAAGTGGCCGCCGAGATCGATGTTCACAAGTCCACCGCGTTCCGCCTCCTCGGCGCCCTGGAGGCACGCGGTCTGGTGGAACAGGCGGGCGAGCGGGGGAAGTACCGGCTCGGCTTCGGCATCGTACGGCTGGCCGGCGCGGTCACCGGCCGCATCGACATCACCCAGCAGGGCCGCCCGGTCTGCGAGCGTCTCGCCGAGGAGATCGGCGAGACCGTCAACATCGCGGTGCTGCAGGAGCATTACGCCATCAACCTCTACCAGGTGCGCGGTCCCGGGGCGGTCACCGCCCACAACTGGGTCGGCCAGCTCACCCCGTTGCACGCCACGTCGAGCGGCAAGGTCCTGCTGGCGCATCTGCCCGCCAAGGAGCGCGCCACGCTGCTGGCCGAAGCGGGCCTGAAGAAGGTCACTCCGCACACCATCACCTCGAAGGCGAAGCTGGAGAAGCACCTCGCCGAGGCGCGGGAGGCCGGATACGCCTGGACCCTGGAGGAGTTGGAGATCGGTCTGCACGCCATGGCCGCCCCGGTCCTCGACCGGGACGGGAAGGTCATCGCGGCGGTCACCGCCTCCGGGCCCTCGTACCGCTTCACCGAGGAGCGCATGCGCGAGCTGGCCCCGGTGCTGATCAAGGGCGCGGAGGAGATCAGCCACCGGATGGGCTACCTGGGCTGA
- a CDS encoding aromatic ring-hydroxylating dioxygenase subunit alpha: MTSTSLPDSLIATLPGSSYTDPAVFAQEQERIFETMWFCVARASELAAPGAFRTVDVGRESILVTRARDHSIRAYFNVCRHRGAKLCTEESGEVKRAFQCPYHAWTYGLDGKLVAAPNLTKMPDVGRTEYGLASVAVREWLGYVWVCLAENPPSFEEDVIGAVVERLGDVESIEHYDIDNLSVGRRITYDVKANWKLIIENFMECYHCATIHPELTEVLPEFADGYAAQYYVGHGAEFGEEVRGFTVDGGEGLDRIPGVGDEQDRRYYAITVKPQVFINLVPDHVIFHRMYPVSADRTIVECDWLYLPHVVESGKDVTRSVELFHRVNQQDFDACERTQPGMSSRMYAKGGVLVPSEHHIGAFHDWVNERLSGGLPQPR; encoded by the coding sequence GTGACCTCGACCAGCCTGCCGGACAGCCTGATCGCCACCCTGCCCGGCTCCTCCTACACGGATCCGGCGGTCTTCGCCCAGGAGCAGGAGCGCATATTCGAGACGATGTGGTTCTGCGTGGCGCGCGCCTCCGAACTGGCCGCACCCGGCGCCTTCCGCACCGTCGACGTGGGCCGCGAGTCCATCCTGGTCACCCGCGCCCGGGACCATTCGATCCGCGCCTACTTCAACGTCTGCCGGCACCGCGGCGCCAAGCTGTGCACCGAGGAGTCCGGCGAGGTCAAGCGCGCCTTCCAGTGCCCCTACCACGCCTGGACCTACGGCCTGGACGGCAAGCTCGTCGCCGCGCCGAACCTCACCAAGATGCCCGACGTCGGCCGGACCGAGTACGGCTTGGCGAGCGTCGCCGTGCGCGAATGGCTCGGCTACGTCTGGGTCTGCCTCGCGGAGAACCCGCCCTCCTTCGAGGAGGACGTCATCGGGGCGGTCGTCGAACGGCTGGGGGACGTCGAGTCGATCGAGCACTACGACATCGACAACCTCTCCGTCGGCAGGCGCATCACCTACGACGTGAAGGCCAACTGGAAGCTCATCATCGAGAACTTCATGGAGTGCTACCACTGCGCCACCATCCACCCCGAACTCACCGAGGTGCTCCCGGAGTTCGCGGACGGCTACGCCGCGCAGTACTACGTCGGCCACGGCGCCGAGTTCGGCGAGGAGGTCCGGGGCTTCACCGTCGACGGCGGCGAGGGCCTCGACCGCATCCCGGGCGTCGGCGACGAGCAGGACCGCCGCTACTACGCGATCACCGTCAAGCCGCAAGTGTTCATCAACCTCGTCCCCGACCACGTGATCTTCCACCGCATGTACCCGGTGTCGGCCGACCGCACGATCGTCGAGTGCGACTGGCTCTATCTGCCGCACGTCGTCGAGAGCGGCAAGGACGTCACGCGGTCCGTGGAGCTCTTCCACCGCGTCAACCAGCAGGACTTCGACGCCTGCGAGCGCACACAGCCCGGAATGAGCTCGCGTATGTACGCCAAGGGCGGCGTGCTGGTGCCCAGCGAGCACCACATCGGCGCCTTTCACGACTGGGTGAACGAACGGCTCAGCGGCGGGCTTCCTCAGCCCAGGTAG
- a CDS encoding NAD(P)/FAD-dependent oxidoreductase, protein MRTVAVVGASLAGLSAARSLRRQGYDGRLVVIGDETHRPYDRPPLSKEFLAGTLGEADLGLETEGEDLGAEWLLGSRAVGLDRASRALRLADGREVRADGVVIATGAAARTLPGSAGLAGVHTLRTLDDARALRDELARGGRLVVIGGGFVGAEVASTAYVLGLDVTVVEAAPTPLAGPLGMTMGAVVSGLHADHGVRLLCGVGVKGLSGEEHVDAVLLEDGRSVPADIVVVGVGARPCVEWLESSGIALDNGVKCGADGRTSLAGVVAVGDCANWYDPRAGAHRRVEHWTGARERPDAAVAALLAGGAVEPGVPRPPYFWSDQYGVKIQFAGHAAGADSVTVEAGAVDDRDVLAVYRRAGEPVAVLGMNQPRLFTRWRKQLAAMS, encoded by the coding sequence GTGAGGACCGTCGCCGTGGTGGGCGCGTCGCTGGCGGGTCTGTCGGCGGCGCGCTCACTGCGCAGACAGGGCTACGACGGCCGGCTCGTCGTCATCGGCGACGAGACCCACCGCCCCTACGACAGACCGCCGCTGTCCAAGGAGTTCCTGGCCGGCACCCTCGGCGAGGCGGACCTGGGACTGGAGACCGAGGGCGAGGACCTGGGCGCCGAGTGGCTGCTCGGATCCCGCGCCGTCGGGCTCGACCGTGCGTCCCGTGCCCTGCGGCTCGCCGACGGGCGGGAGGTGCGTGCGGACGGCGTGGTCATCGCGACCGGCGCCGCCGCCCGCACCCTGCCGGGTTCCGCGGGCCTGGCGGGCGTGCACACCCTGCGCACCCTCGACGACGCCCGCGCCCTGCGGGACGAACTGGCCCGCGGCGGACGCCTGGTGGTGATCGGCGGCGGGTTCGTCGGCGCCGAGGTCGCCTCCACCGCGTACGTCCTCGGGCTGGACGTCACGGTCGTCGAGGCGGCCCCCACCCCCCTCGCCGGGCCTCTCGGCATGACCATGGGCGCCGTCGTCTCCGGCCTCCACGCCGACCACGGCGTACGGCTGCTGTGCGGCGTCGGCGTCAAGGGCCTGAGCGGCGAGGAGCACGTCGACGCCGTGCTGCTGGAGGACGGCCGCAGCGTGCCGGCCGACATCGTCGTCGTCGGCGTGGGCGCCCGTCCGTGCGTCGAGTGGCTGGAGAGCTCCGGCATCGCTCTCGACAACGGCGTGAAGTGCGGCGCGGACGGGCGCACCAGCCTCGCCGGTGTGGTCGCGGTCGGCGACTGCGCCAACTGGTACGACCCGCGCGCGGGCGCCCATCGCCGCGTCGAGCACTGGACCGGCGCGCGAGAACGCCCCGACGCCGCCGTGGCTGCGTTGCTGGCGGGCGGCGCCGTGGAACCGGGCGTGCCCAGGCCGCCGTACTTCTGGTCCGACCAGTACGGCGTGAAGATCCAGTTCGCCGGTCACGCGGCCGGCGCCGACAGTGTGACCGTCGAGGCGGGTGCCGTGGACGACCGCGACGTCCTCGCCGTCTACCGGCGTGCAGGAGAGCCGGTCGCCGTGCTCGGAATGAACCAGCCCCGGCTGTTCACGCGGTGGCGCAAGCAGCTCGCCGCCATGTCTTGA
- a CDS encoding bifunctional 3-phenylpropionate/cinnamic acid dioxygenase ferredoxin subunit, whose amino-acid sequence MMIPACRLADLPRGEAFRLDIDPPVSVFHTDDGEVFAIDDTCTHQDASLADGWLEGCEVECPLHASKFDLRTGAVDAPPARLPVRTHEVVVEDGMVYVRVSTDAPNLPPCVASRLAGGPA is encoded by the coding sequence ATGATGATTCCCGCGTGCCGTCTCGCGGATCTCCCGCGAGGCGAGGCCTTCCGGCTCGACATCGACCCGCCCGTCTCGGTGTTCCACACCGACGACGGCGAGGTCTTCGCCATCGACGACACCTGCACCCACCAGGACGCCTCGCTCGCCGACGGCTGGCTGGAGGGCTGCGAGGTCGAATGCCCGCTGCACGCCTCGAAGTTCGACCTGCGCACCGGTGCCGTCGACGCGCCCCCGGCCAGGCTGCCGGTCCGCACGCACGAGGTCGTCGTCGAGGACGGCATGGTCTACGTGCGGGTGTCGACCGACGCCCCGAACCTGCCGCCGTGCGTCGCCTCCCGGCTCGCCGGAGGTCCCGCGTGA
- a CDS encoding MBL fold metallo-hydrolase, producing the protein MAARIELIVTSGQFSLDGGTWDVDNNVWLVGDDHEVVVIDAAHDADAIAAAVGGRRVRAVVCTHAHNDHIDAAPDLAARTGAPVLLHPDDLPLWKQTHPDRAPDAELADGQVLAVAGVELTVLHTPGHAPGAVCLHVPALSALFSGDTLFAGGPGATGRSYSHFPTIVESIRERLLTLPADTVVHTGHGETTTVGAEAPHLQEWIDRGF; encoded by the coding sequence ATGGCCGCCCGCATCGAACTCATCGTCACCTCCGGGCAGTTCAGCCTCGACGGCGGCACCTGGGACGTGGACAACAACGTGTGGCTCGTCGGTGACGACCACGAGGTCGTCGTCATCGACGCCGCCCACGACGCCGACGCCATCGCCGCGGCCGTGGGCGGACGCCGGGTGCGCGCGGTGGTGTGCACCCACGCGCACAACGACCACATCGACGCCGCGCCGGACCTCGCCGCCCGCACCGGCGCTCCCGTCCTCCTCCACCCGGACGACCTGCCACTGTGGAAGCAGACGCATCCCGACCGCGCGCCCGACGCCGAACTGGCCGACGGGCAGGTGCTGGCGGTCGCGGGCGTCGAACTGACCGTGCTGCACACCCCCGGACACGCTCCCGGCGCGGTCTGTCTCCATGTACCGGCCCTGTCGGCGCTCTTCAGCGGTGACACGCTCTTCGCCGGCGGGCCCGGTGCCACGGGGCGGTCGTACTCCCACTTCCCGACCATCGTGGAGTCCATCCGCGAGCGGCTGCTGACGCTGCCCGCCGACACGGTCGTCCACACCGGGCACGGGGAGACGACCACCGTCGGCGCCGAGGCGCCCCATCTCCAGGAGTGGATCGACCGCGGCTTTTGA
- a CDS encoding S-(hydroxymethyl)mycothiol dehydrogenase, producing MTHQVRAVVARAKGAPVSLETILVPDPGPGEALVKIEACGVCHTDLHYREGGISDDFPFLLGHEAAGVVESVGEGVTDVAPGDFVILNWRAVCGQCRACLRGRPWYCFNTHNARQKMTLTDGTELSPALGIGAFAEKTLVAAGQCTKVDPEASAAAAGLLGCGVMAGIGAAINTGGVGRGDSVAVIGCGGVGDAAIVGSRLAGAAKIVAVDIDDRKLETAKRLGATHTVNSRENDAVEAIRELTGGFGADVVIEAVGRPETYKQAFYARDLAGTVVLVGVPTPEMKLELPLLDVFGRGGSLKSSWYGDCLPSRDFPMLIDLYRQGRLDLDAFVTETIALDEVEKAFERMHGGDVLRSVVVL from the coding sequence ATGACTCATCAGGTCCGTGCTGTCGTCGCGCGCGCGAAGGGCGCCCCCGTCAGCCTGGAAACCATCCTCGTGCCCGATCCCGGTCCGGGCGAGGCGCTGGTCAAGATCGAGGCGTGCGGGGTCTGCCACACCGACCTGCACTACCGCGAGGGCGGCATCAGCGACGACTTTCCCTTTCTGCTGGGGCATGAGGCGGCAGGTGTGGTGGAGTCGGTGGGGGAGGGCGTCACCGATGTGGCGCCGGGTGACTTCGTGATCCTCAACTGGCGTGCTGTGTGCGGTCAGTGCCGGGCCTGTCTGCGTGGGCGCCCCTGGTACTGCTTCAACACCCACAACGCCCGGCAGAAGATGACGCTGACCGACGGCACCGAGCTGTCCCCGGCGCTCGGGATCGGGGCGTTCGCGGAGAAGACGCTGGTCGCCGCCGGGCAGTGCACCAAGGTCGACCCGGAGGCGTCGGCGGCGGCCGCGGGTCTGCTGGGCTGTGGCGTGATGGCGGGCATCGGGGCCGCCATCAACACCGGAGGCGTGGGGCGGGGCGACTCGGTCGCGGTGATCGGCTGCGGTGGTGTGGGCGACGCGGCGATCGTCGGTTCCCGGCTGGCGGGCGCGGCGAAGATCGTCGCCGTGGACATCGACGACCGGAAGCTGGAGACCGCGAAGAGGCTGGGCGCCACCCACACGGTCAACTCCAGGGAGAACGACGCCGTCGAGGCGATCCGTGAGCTGACCGGCGGCTTCGGCGCCGACGTCGTCATCGAGGCGGTCGGCCGCCCGGAGACGTACAAGCAGGCCTTCTACGCCCGTGACCTCGCCGGCACGGTCGTGCTGGTGGGCGTGCCCACCCCGGAGATGAAGCTGGAGCTGCCGCTCCTCGATGTCTTCGGCCGGGGCGGGTCGCTGAAGTCCTCCTGGTACGGCGACTGCCTGCCCTCCCGCGACTTCCCCATGCTCATCGACCTCTACCGGCAGGGCCGGCTCGACCTGGACGCCTTCGTCACCGAGACGATCGCCCTGGACGAGGTGGAGAAGGCCTTCGAGCGGATGCACGGCGGTGACGTGCTGCGCTCGGTGGTGGTGCTGTGA
- a CDS encoding TetR/AcrR family transcriptional regulator, which translates to MTDSVAPRVARAADKRRRLKAAAAEVLHERGVERTTLADIARVADVPVGNVYYYFKTKDELVQAALSEHRSRLDELTAALEESADPLDRLKRLIAAWVDGRDTAARRGCPTGTLAVELDKREEGTLDVEAAAVIRQLLDWAAEQFRAAGVPDPDGHALTLVSAYQGMSLLANALRDPEVMTREGARLLDWIDSLKADGPTP; encoded by the coding sequence GTGACTGACTCAGTGGCGCCCCGGGTGGCGCGCGCGGCCGACAAACGACGTCGTCTGAAGGCCGCGGCGGCCGAGGTGCTGCACGAGCGGGGCGTCGAGAGGACCACACTCGCCGACATCGCGCGCGTGGCCGACGTGCCGGTCGGGAACGTCTACTACTACTTCAAGACCAAGGACGAGCTGGTCCAGGCCGCGCTGTCCGAGCACCGCTCCCGGCTGGACGAACTCACCGCGGCCCTGGAGGAGTCGGCCGACCCGCTCGACCGGCTCAAGCGGCTGATCGCGGCCTGGGTGGACGGACGTGACACCGCCGCCCGCCGCGGATGCCCCACCGGAACACTGGCCGTCGAGCTCGACAAGCGCGAGGAGGGCACCCTCGACGTGGAGGCGGCCGCGGTCATACGGCAGCTCCTCGACTGGGCCGCCGAGCAGTTCCGTGCGGCGGGGGTCCCCGACCCCGACGGGCACGCACTCACCCTCGTCTCCGCCTACCAGGGCATGTCGCTGCTGGCCAACGCCCTGCGCGATCCCGAGGTCATGACCCGCGAGGGCGCCCGCCTCCTCGACTGGATCGACTCGCTCAAGGCCGACGGACCGACTCCTTGA
- a CDS encoding NAD(P)H-binding protein, with protein sequence MIVVTGATGNVGRELVPLLAGADEEVVAVSRRPRLADLPDGVRHARADLADAASLRSVLDGADALFVVLGGELNSHGESPKALLDEVTAAGVKRVVLLSSQINSTRPQAPSHTRLREFEDAVRTSGADFTVLRPAGFASNAFAWAESVRTRRTVFAPFGEVALPVVDPADIAEVAAAALREDGHAGRTYELTGPEAISPRRQAAVIAEALGEDVAFVELSRAEAHAHLARFMPEEVVGGTLDILGLPLPAEQTVAADVQHVLGRPARPFAAWVARNLAAFR encoded by the coding sequence ATGATCGTGGTGACGGGTGCGACCGGCAATGTGGGGCGAGAACTGGTGCCGTTGCTGGCCGGGGCGGACGAGGAGGTCGTGGCCGTCTCACGGCGGCCGCGGCTCGCGGACCTCCCGGACGGCGTCCGGCACGCCCGGGCCGACCTGGCGGACGCCGCGAGCCTGCGGTCGGTCCTCGACGGCGCCGACGCGCTCTTCGTCGTGCTCGGCGGGGAGCTCAACAGCCACGGAGAGAGCCCGAAGGCCCTGCTGGACGAGGTCACGGCCGCCGGTGTGAAGCGGGTCGTCCTGCTGTCCTCGCAGATCAACTCCACCCGCCCGCAGGCGCCTTCGCACACGCGTCTGCGCGAGTTCGAGGACGCCGTGCGTACCTCGGGAGCGGACTTCACCGTCCTGCGCCCAGCCGGCTTCGCCTCCAACGCCTTCGCCTGGGCGGAGTCGGTGCGGACCCGGCGCACGGTGTTCGCACCGTTCGGCGAGGTCGCCCTGCCCGTCGTCGACCCGGCCGACATCGCGGAGGTCGCGGCGGCGGCGCTGCGGGAGGACGGACACGCGGGACGGACGTACGAACTCACCGGACCGGAGGCGATCAGTCCGCGTCGGCAGGCCGCGGTGATCGCCGAGGCGCTGGGCGAGGACGTCGCCTTCGTGGAACTGTCCCGTGCGGAGGCCCATGCCCACCTCGCACGGTTCATGCCCGAGGAGGTCGTCGGCGGCACCCTGGACATCCTCGGTCTGCCGCTGCCGGCCGAGCAGACGGTCGCCGCCGATGTGCAGCATGTGCTGGG